Proteins from a single region of Bdellovibrio bacteriovorus HD100:
- a CDS encoding MlaE family ABC transporter permease, producing the protein MNNLALPFTVFMMEVLFFIGGVGLLSRDVFRETIHGRIYYKLISEQIYQIGMRSLPLIVITAVSIGMVMSLQFGMGLEKFGGKLYVPKLLAVTILREMGPVFTSLMLAARVGAGIASEIGSMVVTQQIDAIRALGTSPIKKIVIPRVLACLITLPILVSIANIVGNLGGLIIGATELNLDPNFYYLKVMTTSNIQDYLSGFAKTFFFAIFIAIPSCYFGLNVKAGTKEVGIATTKAVVVSSILIVVGDFFLSKLFWIVEKMI; encoded by the coding sequence CACAGTCTTTATGATGGAAGTCCTCTTCTTTATCGGTGGAGTGGGGCTGCTCAGCCGTGATGTTTTCCGTGAAACCATTCATGGTCGCATCTATTACAAACTGATCTCTGAACAAATCTACCAGATCGGCATGCGTTCTTTGCCCTTGATCGTGATCACGGCCGTCAGTATCGGCATGGTGATGTCCCTGCAGTTTGGTATGGGACTGGAAAAGTTCGGTGGTAAGCTTTATGTTCCCAAGCTGCTGGCCGTGACCATCCTGCGTGAAATGGGTCCGGTGTTCACCAGTCTGATGCTGGCAGCCCGCGTGGGCGCTGGTATTGCCAGCGAGATCGGCAGTATGGTCGTCACCCAGCAAATTGATGCGATTCGTGCCCTGGGCACGTCCCCGATCAAAAAGATCGTTATTCCCCGTGTCCTGGCTTGCCTGATCACTTTGCCGATCCTGGTTTCTATTGCCAACATCGTCGGAAACCTTGGCGGTCTGATCATCGGCGCGACCGAATTGAATCTGGATCCTAATTTCTATTATCTGAAAGTGATGACGACTTCCAACATCCAGGACTATCTGTCCGGATTTGCGAAGACCTTCTTCTTTGCCATCTTTATCGCCATTCCGTCCTGCTATTTCGGTCTGAATGTAAAAGCCGGGACTAAAGAGGTCGGCATTGCCACCACCAAGGCGGTGGTTGTGTCCTCGATCCTGATTGTGGTCGGTGACTTTTTCCTTTCAAAACTTTTCTGGATCGTGGAGAAAATGATATGA
- a CDS encoding ABC transporter ATP-binding protein: MSETRQGVIEVVDFKKSFGSKKVHQGVNFYVRKGECLGLIGGSGAGKSVILRSLVGLEKPDSGQILINGVDITPMKETELIEIRKKVAYAFQGGALFDSMSVYENLAYPLREHFNFSEEEISRQIKETLQEFGLPGSEHLLPGNLSGGMQKRVGLARAMMMHPEVVLYDEPTAGLDPYNTKRIQESILSLKAKGVTSILVTHDMPTVYAVCDKVALLLNGKIGEQYTIEKLKQEPPGAMSQFINGESA, from the coding sequence ATGAGCGAAACCAGACAAGGCGTCATCGAAGTTGTGGACTTTAAAAAGTCCTTCGGCAGCAAAAAAGTGCACCAGGGTGTGAACTTCTATGTGCGTAAAGGTGAATGTCTGGGCCTGATCGGTGGATCTGGCGCCGGAAAAAGCGTTATCCTGCGCAGTCTGGTGGGGCTGGAGAAGCCCGACAGCGGGCAGATTCTGATCAATGGCGTGGACATCACTCCAATGAAAGAAACCGAACTGATCGAAATCCGCAAAAAAGTGGCCTATGCCTTCCAGGGCGGGGCCCTGTTTGACTCGATGTCGGTGTATGAAAATCTGGCGTACCCTTTACGTGAGCATTTCAACTTCAGCGAAGAGGAAATCTCCCGCCAGATCAAAGAAACCCTGCAGGAATTCGGTCTGCCGGGATCTGAACACCTGCTTCCCGGAAATCTTTCCGGCGGTATGCAAAAACGTGTGGGCCTGGCCCGCGCGATGATGATGCATCCGGAAGTCGTTTTGTACGATGAGCCAACAGCGGGTCTTGACCCCTACAACACCAAACGTATCCAGGAATCCATCTTAAGCCTGAAGGCCAAGGGTGTGACCTCGATTCTGGTGACCCATGACATGCCGACGGTCTATGCCGTGTGTGACAAAGTCGCCCTGCTGCTGAATGGAAAAATCGGCGAGCAGTACACAATTGAAAAACTCAAACAAGAGCCCCCAGGGGCCATGAGCCAGTTCATCAACGGAGAAAGTGCTTAA
- a CDS encoding MlaD family protein has product MESHFGTQIKVGIFLTIGIFLILATIFMLGADKALFTSYVRVHAHFDQVQGLAVGSVVSLSGVTVGNVETITFLPEKNSLDVKMKINEDYIDRIRQGSQVEIRTQGALGDKFVFIIPGDPRAESLKEGDILEVAKPTDFLGIVSERGNETNKIFDIINELYKITHAMNVENRMGKIMANLETASTNFSQTSKDSQRFVAQMNAHGGGEKLGKSIEKLDSILSKIDRGEGSLGALINDPSIHNRLKNMLGGSNRKNHVESLLRTSIEKETKD; this is encoded by the coding sequence ATGGAATCTCACTTCGGCACCCAAATCAAAGTCGGAATCTTTTTGACCATCGGGATCTTTCTGATTCTGGCCACCATCTTTATGCTCGGCGCGGACAAGGCTTTGTTCACTAGCTATGTGCGTGTGCATGCTCACTTTGATCAGGTTCAGGGTCTGGCGGTGGGCAGCGTTGTGTCCCTGTCCGGTGTGACGGTGGGTAACGTTGAAACCATCACCTTCCTGCCAGAGAAAAACTCTTTGGACGTAAAGATGAAAATCAACGAAGACTACATCGACCGCATTCGCCAGGGTTCTCAGGTTGAAATCCGCACGCAAGGAGCCTTGGGTGACAAGTTCGTCTTTATCATCCCGGGTGACCCGCGCGCAGAAAGCCTGAAAGAAGGCGACATACTGGAAGTGGCAAAACCGACCGACTTTCTGGGCATCGTTTCTGAGCGTGGCAACGAAACCAACAAAATCTTTGATATCATCAACGAGCTTTACAAAATCACGCACGCGATGAACGTGGAAAACCGCATGGGTAAAATCATGGCAAACCTGGAAACCGCCAGCACGAATTTTTCCCAGACCAGCAAAGACAGTCAGAGGTTCGTGGCGCAAATGAATGCCCACGGTGGCGGCGAAAAGCTGGGTAAGTCCATCGAGAAACTGGATTCCATTTTGTCCAAGATCGACCGGGGCGAAGGCAGTCTGGGCGCGCTGATCAATGATCCGTCCATTCACAACCGCCTGAAAAACATGCTGGGTGGCTCCAACCGCAAGAACCACGTCGAGTCCCTGCTTCGCACCTCCATCGAAAAAGAAACCAAAGACTAG
- a CDS encoding S1 family peptidase, whose translation MRKLIVLSLIMTACQGQVSKDSLDNSNFDGIVGGTDVAVTEATAKQALNFRVLYDPQVTEDERGTTTRYKVSQCTASAISPRLILTAGHCISKREDALHRIELKDEHGDTTYVKAAKFLVHPEFENGNKKYDLALVLLETALPEGIEIMKLPAKDVDLGLNSIKAAGFGRMDGRPSFPGNVGILRTADLNIAKYSPIEPAFIVDQSQGKGFCQGDSGGPAITTIGNDTMVVGVASKTFFDDKLPKEEWNLCIMQGEYMNVQFHMDWIEATAKILSQE comes from the coding sequence ATGAGAAAGTTGATCGTATTATCACTCATAATGACCGCTTGCCAGGGCCAGGTCTCCAAAGACTCCCTGGATAACTCCAACTTTGACGGTATTGTCGGCGGGACCGACGTCGCTGTGACTGAAGCCACAGCGAAACAAGCCCTGAACTTCCGCGTGCTGTATGACCCGCAAGTTACTGAAGACGAGCGCGGCACCACCACCCGCTATAAGGTGTCCCAGTGCACGGCCAGTGCTATTTCTCCCCGTCTGATCCTGACGGCGGGCCATTGTATTTCCAAACGGGAAGACGCTTTACATCGCATTGAACTTAAAGATGAACACGGTGACACCACCTATGTGAAGGCCGCAAAGTTCCTCGTTCATCCTGAGTTCGAAAATGGAAACAAAAAGTACGATCTGGCACTGGTGCTACTGGAAACGGCGCTGCCTGAGGGTATCGAGATCATGAAGTTGCCAGCCAAAGACGTGGATCTGGGCCTCAACAGCATCAAAGCCGCTGGCTTTGGCCGTATGGATGGTCGCCCGTCCTTCCCGGGCAATGTCGGCATTCTTAGAACAGCTGATCTGAACATCGCCAAATACAGCCCGATAGAGCCGGCGTTCATCGTGGATCAATCCCAAGGCAAAGGTTTCTGCCAAGGCGATTCTGGCGGTCCTGCTATCACCACGATCGGCAACGACACGATGGTGGTCGGCGTGGCTTCGAAAACATTCTTTGACGACAAACTGCCGAAGGAAGAATGGAACCTGTGCATCATGCAGGGTGAATACATGAACGTTCAATTCCACATGGATTGGATTGAAGCGACGGCAAAGATTCTTTCACAAGAGTAA
- a CDS encoding DUF721 domain-containing protein, with translation MDPKQKPKGKLSIGSEVLQRLFENGKSPLSEQFMRWKLWAKWEEVVGPTIAKNAEPVGFQRGVLYVWVRNSSWMQQMIFMKDPIRDTINQKFENNFVKYIKFTLDRREVPTEDTSTFKEMIQKIAPESDDE, from the coding sequence ATGGATCCCAAACAGAAACCCAAAGGCAAATTATCTATCGGCTCGGAAGTACTACAGAGACTTTTCGAAAATGGCAAGTCGCCATTGTCCGAGCAGTTTATGCGCTGGAAACTATGGGCAAAATGGGAAGAAGTCGTAGGCCCAACCATCGCTAAAAATGCCGAGCCAGTGGGTTTTCAGAGGGGTGTTTTGTACGTTTGGGTGCGCAACTCGTCCTGGATGCAGCAGATGATCTTTATGAAAGATCCCATCCGTGACACCATCAATCAGAAGTTTGAAAATAACTTTGTAAAATATATCAAGTTCACCCTGGATCGCCGGGAGGTTCCAACTGAGGACACCTCCACTTTCAAAGAGATGATCCAGAAAATCGCACCAGAATCCGACGACGAATAA
- the trmFO gene encoding methylenetetrahydrofolate--tRNA-(uracil(54)-C(5))-methyltransferase (FADH(2)-oxidizing) TrmFO codes for MTNITQNQKITVVGAGLAGSECALQLADMGYSVVLYEMRDKTMTPAHKTHKFAELVCSNSFGSLGEHSAPGQLKWEAKKLNSHILQAAFEAQVPAGQALGMDREVFSAIMTEKVKNHPNIEIRNDVVKSLNDIPRPAVIATGPLTHDDLAESMRQHFGDEFLYFFDAIAPIIDADSINTEIAWKADRYDKGTGDYYNCPMNKEEYNRFIEEIQKARKIEPKDFETTDFFEGCMPIEVMVDRGPQTLRFGPMKPIGLDDPRTGRYPWAVVQLRQDNKEGTAYNMVGFQTRMAYGEQVRVFRMIPGLENAEFLKLGSIHRNLFINSPKRLNKDLSSKNDPWLFFAGQITGVEGYFESTCTGLMVSRFLNQKLKDQPFNPPPRESAFGSLLEAITDPTRAEHFQPTNINFALLPPLAEKERDKTLRKEKQIAIARNVMEQWNP; via the coding sequence ATGACAAATATCACTCAAAATCAAAAAATTACAGTCGTTGGAGCAGGGCTTGCGGGCTCAGAATGCGCTCTGCAACTAGCTGACATGGGATACAGTGTCGTTCTTTACGAGATGCGCGATAAAACCATGACTCCCGCGCACAAAACCCACAAATTCGCAGAACTTGTGTGCTCCAACTCTTTTGGCAGCTTGGGTGAACATTCCGCCCCAGGCCAACTGAAGTGGGAGGCGAAAAAGCTGAACTCTCACATCCTGCAGGCCGCTTTTGAGGCACAGGTTCCGGCCGGCCAGGCTTTGGGCATGGACCGCGAGGTCTTTTCTGCCATCATGACTGAAAAAGTCAAAAATCACCCTAACATTGAAATCCGCAATGACGTGGTGAAATCCCTGAACGACATTCCCCGTCCGGCGGTGATTGCCACGGGTCCGTTGACTCACGATGATCTGGCCGAAAGCATGCGCCAGCATTTTGGTGATGAGTTCCTTTATTTCTTTGATGCCATTGCACCAATCATCGATGCAGATTCCATCAACACGGAAATTGCGTGGAAAGCCGACCGCTATGACAAGGGCACCGGGGACTACTACAACTGCCCAATGAACAAGGAAGAATACAACCGCTTCATCGAAGAAATCCAAAAAGCCCGCAAGATCGAACCGAAAGACTTCGAGACTACGGACTTTTTTGAAGGCTGCATGCCGATTGAAGTGATGGTGGATCGTGGCCCGCAGACTTTGCGCTTTGGTCCGATGAAACCCATTGGTCTGGATGATCCTCGCACCGGCCGTTATCCATGGGCCGTGGTTCAGCTTCGTCAGGACAATAAAGAGGGCACGGCTTATAACATGGTGGGCTTCCAGACCCGCATGGCTTACGGCGAACAGGTTCGTGTGTTCCGCATGATCCCGGGCCTTGAAAACGCCGAGTTCCTGAAACTGGGAAGCATTCACCGCAATCTGTTCATCAATTCCCCGAAGCGTCTGAACAAAGACCTTTCCAGCAAGAATGATCCTTGGTTGTTCTTTGCCGGCCAGATCACGGGTGTTGAAGGTTACTTTGAATCGACCTGCACAGGCTTGATGGTGTCGCGATTCCTGAATCAGAAATTGAAAGACCAGCCGTTCAATCCTCCACCGCGCGAAAGTGCCTTTGGTTCTTTGCTTGAAGCCATCACGGATCCAACCCGTGCTGAACACTTCCAGCCAACCAATATCAACTTTGCTTTGCTGCCACCTCTGGCGGAAAAAGAGCGCGACAAAACCCTGCGCAAAGAAAAACAGATCGCCATTGCCCGCAATGTGATGGAGCAGTGGAATCCATAA
- a CDS encoding thymidine kinase has product MSEFSYVHTRGWVEVVVGSMFSGKTEELIRRLRRAEFARLQIQVFKPIIDKRYNEMAVTSHDLTTIDSTPIHDAEEIWNLLKPNTKVVGIDEGQFFGQNLVQIAQDLADRGLRVIIAGLDTDWQGKPFEPMPTLMAVAESVTKQHAVCVVCGAPASRTQRTAGGDGQVLVGTHDAYEARCRQHFKPEVDAPTLDWKLKREMEIS; this is encoded by the coding sequence GTGTCTGAGTTTTCTTATGTTCACACTCGTGGTTGGGTTGAGGTTGTTGTCGGTTCCATGTTCAGCGGTAAGACCGAAGAGCTGATCCGTCGCCTGCGCCGTGCGGAATTCGCGCGCCTGCAAATTCAGGTTTTCAAACCTATTATAGATAAACGCTACAACGAGATGGCCGTGACTTCCCACGATCTTACGACCATTGATTCCACTCCGATTCACGATGCTGAAGAAATCTGGAACCTTCTAAAGCCAAACACGAAAGTGGTGGGGATCGATGAAGGTCAGTTCTTTGGTCAAAATCTGGTGCAGATTGCCCAGGATCTGGCGGACCGCGGGTTGCGTGTGATCATCGCGGGTCTGGATACAGACTGGCAGGGAAAACCCTTTGAGCCGATGCCGACTTTGATGGCCGTGGCTGAAAGCGTGACCAAGCAGCATGCCGTGTGTGTGGTGTGCGGAGCTCCAGCCAGCCGCACGCAAAGAACCGCGGGTGGCGACGGGCAGGTTCTGGTCGGAACTCATGACGCTTACGAAGCGCGCTGCCGTCAGCACTTCAAACCGGAAGTGGATGCACCCACCCTGGACTGGAAGCTAAAACGCGAAATGGAAATCTCCTAA
- the mltF gene encoding membrane-bound lytic murein transglycosylase MltF: protein MGTILRLRQKIARAFLIGGLGFTTVAMNGCDAMIMDEQESLAQVQSKGEIVVLTTQSPLIYSQPKRGGAFGIDHDLLENFASRYNLKLRYVVLPDEDSVLRALSKGEGDIAAARLRTPHNMTGFLTGPAYEETYLSLYCHKKAQIQNIQDLNGKNISLLQKDNYLGLSQRLTQLSPQVKVEIQENIKTQDLISSLAQRKNDCVIAENFSGDFYARYHTSIEKVTDLTAPYSLSWQLSPDNSSLLHLMQHWYQQASREDEIMRILDRYKTYLTQLDKRDIAQFFKKIRTTLPTYKEAFRDAGREHNLPWQLIASVAYQESHWNPEARSFTGVRGLMQLTTDTALHVGIEDRTDPLQSIWGGSKYLRSLMDRVPSHLNYKDRLALALAAYNVGWAHLKDAQKLAEKMGRNPYSWRHMREILPLLADPEYAAEFEYGPARGYETVDFVERVKSFYNLMNAAG, encoded by the coding sequence ATGGGAACGATTTTAAGATTAAGACAGAAAATCGCCCGGGCCTTTCTAATCGGAGGCCTTGGGTTTACCACGGTCGCCATGAATGGCTGCGACGCCATGATTATGGACGAACAGGAGAGCTTGGCTCAGGTTCAGTCCAAAGGTGAAATCGTGGTTCTGACCACGCAAAGTCCTCTTATATATAGTCAGCCCAAACGCGGCGGGGCTTTCGGGATCGATCACGATCTTTTGGAAAACTTCGCCAGCCGCTACAACCTTAAACTGAGGTACGTGGTACTTCCGGATGAGGACTCGGTGTTGCGGGCGCTGTCTAAAGGCGAAGGGGATATCGCCGCAGCCCGCTTGAGGACTCCTCACAATATGACCGGCTTCCTGACCGGCCCTGCATACGAAGAAACTTATCTTAGCCTTTACTGCCACAAGAAGGCCCAGATCCAAAACATCCAGGATCTGAATGGCAAAAACATCTCGCTGCTGCAAAAAGACAATTACCTGGGTTTGTCGCAACGTCTGACCCAGCTTTCACCGCAAGTGAAGGTGGAGATTCAGGAAAACATAAAGACCCAGGATCTGATCTCAAGTCTTGCTCAACGCAAAAACGACTGTGTCATCGCAGAAAACTTCAGCGGTGATTTCTATGCCCGCTATCACACCTCGATTGAAAAGGTCACCGACCTGACAGCCCCCTACTCTTTGAGCTGGCAGCTGTCCCCGGACAACTCAAGTCTGCTGCATCTGATGCAACACTGGTATCAGCAGGCTTCCCGCGAAGACGAAATCATGCGCATCCTGGATCGCTACAAAACGTACCTGACCCAGTTGGATAAGCGCGATATCGCCCAGTTCTTCAAAAAAATCCGCACGACTTTGCCGACTTATAAAGAAGCCTTCCGTGATGCTGGTCGCGAACACAATCTGCCTTGGCAGCTGATCGCCTCGGTGGCTTATCAGGAATCGCACTGGAATCCGGAAGCCCGCAGCTTCACCGGAGTGCGTGGATTGATGCAGTTGACGACTGACACCGCTTTGCATGTCGGTATTGAAGACCGCACCGATCCTTTGCAAAGCATCTGGGGCGGATCCAAATATCTGCGCTCCCTGATGGACCGCGTGCCTTCCCACTTGAATTACAAAGACCGTCTGGCTTTGGCACTGGCTGCATACAATGTCGGCTGGGCTCACCTAAAAGACGCGCAAAAGCTGGCCGAAAAGATGGGCCGCAATCCTTACTCCTGGAGACACATGCGTGAGATTCTGCCATTGCTGGCGGATCCGGAATACGCCGCGGAGTTTGAATACGGACCGGCTCGTGGTTATGAGACGGTGGACTTCGTAGAACGAGTCAAATCCTTCTATAATCTGATGAACGCGGCCGGATGA
- a CDS encoding DUF1772 domain-containing protein, which translates to MKIRSWARFVAIICMGLLAGHSLSMVAIIGPAVTSLGPQSFVEVNSITEPTFAAIFPYFFMVLLSSLAIWWVCLLKHWKSREFLMLNLALLCFIDQLYVTYRAQVPLNNIMTTWKQSHQLPPNWEHLRTEWLAMMKYHLALSVVAFVLLLTAHHRRHKTESI; encoded by the coding sequence ATGAAGATTCGCTCCTGGGCCCGATTTGTCGCCATCATCTGCATGGGATTACTGGCTGGGCACAGTCTGTCGATGGTGGCCATTATCGGCCCCGCGGTCACCAGCCTGGGCCCCCAATCCTTTGTTGAAGTAAACTCCATCACGGAACCCACTTTTGCGGCGATCTTTCCCTACTTCTTTATGGTTTTGCTCAGCAGTCTTGCGATCTGGTGGGTCTGTCTTTTGAAACACTGGAAGTCCCGCGAGTTCCTGATGCTGAATCTGGCATTGCTGTGTTTTATAGATCAGCTATACGTCACCTACCGCGCACAGGTGCCCCTGAACAACATCATGACCACCTGGAAGCAAAGCCATCAGTTGCCACCTAACTGGGAACACCTGCGCACAGAATGGCTTGCCATGATGAAGTATCACCTGGCACTCAGCGTGGTCGCATTTGTACTTCTGCTGACGGCCCACCATCGTCGTCATAAAACAGAATCAATTTAG
- the glmS gene encoding glutamine--fructose-6-phosphate transaminase (isomerizing), translating to MCGIVGYLGPQSPKDIIVSGLKKLEYRGYDSAGVAILDHGKTKRVRAQGKLKALEDKLATEKFDGHIGIGHTRWATHGKPSERNAHPHQVRGISLVHNGIIENYLDIREELKAQGADITSDTDSELVAHLIANEVEVTKDLFKAVQNVLEKIRGAFSILVMWEQEPDRLVAFKDGPPLVVGMGKDEVFVASDVQALIQYTKHFVYLEDREVASIKGADVKFFSANGFPIQKKIVELNWNPEMVEKQGYAHFMLKEIYEQPRAVAAAIEPHVNPETFSVALKNVGFGGQSVQKLEELDAKADWAKTQEVFKSIERVFIIACGTSNYAGNVGKYLIEQLAKVPVECDIASEFRYRNPVIPAKSLVITISQSGETADTLAAIRMAKEMGATTLSICNVKNSTIDREAHGHLYMNSGPEIGVASTKAFTSTMAVLNTLAIAIARTRGVMSEAEEKELVKSLLAVPSQMEGVLSYDKYFEEAASSLKLFRGFLYMGRGTSFPIAMEGALKLKELAYMHAEGYAAGEMKHGPLALIDERMAIVMVAPTDHLYEKTISNLEEARARGGKVISIGTGDNEKLREISEHYLAIPKAHWTVNAILAVIPLQLMSYHLASNLGYDVDQPRNLAKSVTVE from the coding sequence ATGTGTGGAATTGTCGGTTACTTGGGTCCACAAAGTCCTAAAGATATTATTGTCAGTGGTTTGAAAAAACTTGAATACCGCGGCTATGACAGTGCCGGGGTGGCCATTCTGGATCATGGCAAAACCAAACGCGTGCGCGCACAAGGAAAGCTGAAAGCCCTGGAAGACAAACTGGCGACTGAAAAGTTCGACGGTCATATCGGCATCGGGCACACTCGCTGGGCGACTCACGGCAAACCTTCCGAGCGCAACGCCCATCCGCATCAGGTGCGTGGGATCAGCCTGGTTCACAACGGCATCATTGAAAACTATCTGGATATCCGCGAAGAACTGAAAGCCCAGGGTGCTGACATCACGTCAGACACGGATTCTGAGCTGGTGGCTCATCTGATCGCCAATGAAGTGGAAGTGACCAAGGATCTGTTCAAAGCTGTTCAGAACGTGCTTGAAAAGATCCGTGGTGCGTTCTCGATCCTGGTGATGTGGGAGCAGGAGCCGGATCGTCTGGTGGCCTTCAAAGACGGCCCGCCGCTGGTTGTGGGCATGGGCAAGGACGAAGTCTTTGTTGCCAGCGACGTACAGGCCCTGATTCAGTACACGAAGCACTTCGTGTATCTTGAAGACCGTGAAGTGGCTTCTATCAAGGGTGCTGATGTTAAGTTCTTCTCTGCCAACGGTTTCCCGATCCAGAAAAAAATTGTCGAGCTGAACTGGAATCCGGAAATGGTGGAAAAGCAGGGTTATGCCCACTTCATGCTGAAAGAAATCTACGAACAGCCGCGCGCCGTAGCGGCGGCGATCGAACCCCACGTGAATCCAGAGACCTTCTCGGTCGCTTTGAAAAACGTGGGCTTCGGCGGGCAGTCCGTGCAAAAGCTGGAAGAGCTTGATGCCAAGGCTGACTGGGCAAAAACCCAGGAAGTTTTCAAAAGCATTGAGCGTGTGTTCATCATCGCCTGCGGCACCAGTAACTATGCCGGCAACGTAGGTAAGTATCTGATCGAACAGCTGGCCAAGGTTCCTGTTGAATGCGACATCGCCAGTGAATTCCGTTACCGCAATCCGGTAATCCCGGCAAAGAGCCTGGTGATCACGATCTCTCAATCCGGAGAGACGGCCGACACTTTGGCTGCGATTCGCATGGCCAAAGAAATGGGTGCGACGACTTTGAGTATCTGTAACGTGAAAAACTCCACGATCGACCGTGAAGCTCATGGACACTTGTACATGAACTCGGGTCCTGAAATCGGGGTGGCTTCCACCAAAGCGTTCACCAGCACCATGGCGGTTTTGAATACGTTGGCGATCGCGATTGCGCGCACTCGCGGTGTGATGAGCGAAGCGGAAGAAAAAGAGCTGGTTAAATCCCTTCTGGCAGTGCCAAGTCAGATGGAAGGTGTTTTGTCTTACGATAAATACTTTGAAGAAGCAGCCTCCAGTCTGAAGCTTTTCCGCGGATTCCTGTACATGGGCCGTGGCACCAGCTTCCCGATTGCAATGGAAGGGGCTTTGAAGCTGAAAGAACTGGCTTACATGCACGCGGAAGGTTATGCCGCCGGCGAGATGAAGCACGGTCCTTTGGCATTGATTGACGAGCGCATGGCGATTGTCATGGTGGCTCCGACGGATCATCTGTACGAAAAAACCATCAGCAATTTGGAAGAAGCCCGTGCCCGTGGTGGCAAGGTGATTTCTATCGGCACTGGTGACAATGAAAAACTGCGCGAGATCAGCGAACACTATCTGGCGATTCCGAAGGCCCACTGGACGGTGAACGCAATTCTGGCGGTGATTCCTTTGCAGTTGATGTCTTATCATCTGGCAAGCAATCTGGGTTACGACGTGGATCAGCCACGCAACCTGGCCAAGTCAGTGACGGTGGAATAA